One Amorphoplanes digitatis genomic window carries:
- a CDS encoding phosphotransferase enzyme family protein: MIGDRRLRRCIGDLWGLTGATVEVHNGGMNSATWFVGVGDRRWVAKAVVSGSRRSFAGGLAVASVLEDSGIPAGAPVVTRHGDMVGDVDGVPVALLRWVPGEGLSGARPGDQRLIGVTLARVHRALLDVSVPDAERFHWVDPRGEHLGIRPWIRGAVAGAVAAYDELDPRTLSWGLLHTDPAPEAFRLDRARGACGLIDWSTALCGPLLYDLASAVMYVGGPGHAGSLIEAYLDQGVVSGGEVERGLPVMLRFRWAVQADYFARRIATDDLTGIDSAAGNEDGLADAYAWFSGPRGRGGGRAGSDGRRAESDRGQAQSDRGQAQSDRGQAQSDRGQAQSDRGQAQSDRGQAQSDRGQAQSDRGQAQSDRGQAQSDRGQAQSDRGQAQSDRGQAQSDRGQAQSDRGQAGPDGSGRIGDGP, translated from the coding sequence GACGGGGGCGACGGTTGAGGTACATAACGGCGGCATGAATTCGGCGACTTGGTTTGTCGGGGTGGGGGATCGGCGGTGGGTTGCCAAGGCGGTCGTTTCTGGGTCGCGGCGTTCCTTTGCTGGGGGCCTCGCGGTCGCTTCGGTGCTTGAGGACAGTGGGATTCCGGCGGGGGCTCCGGTGGTGACCCGGCACGGGGACATGGTTGGTGACGTCGATGGGGTTCCGGTGGCGTTGTTGCGGTGGGTGCCGGGTGAGGGTTTGTCGGGGGCGCGGCCGGGCGATCAGCGGCTGATCGGGGTGACCCTCGCGCGGGTGCATCGGGCGCTGCTCGATGTGTCGGTCCCCGACGCGGAGCGGTTTCACTGGGTCGATCCGCGGGGCGAGCACCTGGGCATTCGCCCGTGGATTCGGGGTGCCGTCGCCGGGGCCGTTGCGGCCTACGACGAGCTCGATCCGCGAACGCTGTCGTGGGGGCTGCTGCACACCGATCCGGCTCCGGAGGCGTTCCGCCTGGATCGTGCGCGCGGCGCCTGCGGGCTGATCGACTGGAGTACCGCCTTGTGCGGTCCTCTGCTTTACGACCTGGCGTCGGCGGTCATGTATGTCGGCGGCCCGGGCCACGCCGGATCGCTGATCGAGGCCTATCTCGATCAGGGCGTGGTTTCGGGAGGCGAGGTGGAGCGAGGGCTGCCGGTGATGCTCCGGTTTCGGTGGGCGGTGCAGGCCGACTACTTCGCTCGCCGGATCGCAACGGATGATCTGACCGGCATCGACAGTGCCGCCGGGAATGAAGATGGGCTGGCGGACGCCTATGCCTGGTTCAGCGGCCCGCGCGGGCGGGGCGGCGGCCGGGCGGGGTCGGACGGCCGTCGGGCGGAGTCGGACCGCGGCCAGGCGCAGTCGGACCGCGGCCAGGCGCAGTCGGACCGCGGCCAGGCGCAGTCGGACCGCGGCCAGGCGCAGTCGGACCGCGGCCAGGCGCAGTCGGACCGCGGCCAGGCGCAGTCGGACCGCGGCCAGGCGCAGTCGGACCGCGGCCAGGCGCAGTCGGACCGCGGCCAGGCGCAGTCGGACCGCGGCCAGGCGCAGTCGGACCGCGGCCAGGCACAGTCGGACCGCGGCCAGGCACAGTCGGACCGCGGCCAGGCGCAGTCGGACCGCGGCCAGGCGGGGCCGGACGGATCCGGCCGGATCGGAGATGGACCCTAA